In one Deltaproteobacteria bacterium genomic region, the following are encoded:
- the proB gene encoding glutamate 5-kinase, with protein sequence MDRRPYLKNIKRAVVKIGSGVLTRKNGLNLNLIDDITTEISKLRKKGVEIILVSSGAIAAGLKKRGLSRRPDSTSQMQALAAMGQSSLIRAYEEAFARHNARCAQVLLTRDDLTHRRRYLNARNTFLTLLSWGIIPIVNENDTVVVDEIKFGDNDNLGAMVTNLTEAQLLINLTNIDGLYDRDPRQDKGARLIPVVDKVDRSLSRAAGSIPGFLGTGGMTTKLAAAKKVSLGGVPSVIANGLKPDVLKDVFAGKPVGTFFKPSPVHLNSKKQWIAFTKKPTGEIVIDAGAEKALLKNGKSLLPSGIVNVRGRFSVGNVVAIKNLDQKKIAVGLVNYSSTNLQQIKGAKTAEIESILGYKHDDEIIHRDNLVPADMLADPHETDSDRN encoded by the coding sequence ATGGACCGCAGACCCTATCTGAAGAACATCAAGCGGGCCGTCGTCAAGATCGGCAGCGGTGTGCTGACCCGTAAAAACGGCCTGAACCTCAACCTGATAGACGACATCACCACGGAAATCAGCAAGCTGCGTAAAAAAGGCGTCGAGATCATCCTGGTGTCCTCGGGCGCCATCGCCGCCGGGTTGAAAAAAAGGGGGCTCTCCAGACGGCCGGATTCAACCTCCCAGATGCAGGCCCTGGCAGCCATGGGGCAGAGCAGCCTCATCAGGGCCTACGAGGAAGCCTTTGCCAGGCACAACGCCCGCTGCGCCCAGGTTCTGCTGACGCGCGACGACCTCACCCACCGCCGGCGCTATCTGAATGCCAGAAACACGTTCCTCACGCTTTTATCCTGGGGCATCATCCCCATCGTCAACGAAAACGACACCGTGGTCGTGGACGAGATCAAATTCGGCGACAACGACAATCTCGGCGCCATGGTGACCAATCTGACAGAAGCCCAGCTCCTGATCAACCTGACCAACATAGACGGCCTGTACGACAGGGATCCGCGGCAGGACAAGGGGGCCAGACTCATTCCCGTCGTCGACAAGGTAGACCGGAGTCTCTCCAGGGCAGCTGGCTCCATTCCCGGGTTTCTGGGCACCGGCGGCATGACCACCAAACTGGCCGCAGCCAAAAAGGTGTCCCTGGGGGGCGTCCCCAGTGTCATCGCCAACGGACTCAAACCGGACGTGCTGAAAGACGTCTTTGCCGGAAAGCCCGTCGGCACGTTTTTCAAACCGAGTCCTGTTCATCTCAACAGCAAGAAGCAGTGGATTGCCTTTACCAAAAAGCCCACCGGTGAAATCGTCATCGATGCCGGAGCGGAAAAAGCCCTCCTGAAAAATGGAAAAAGCCTTTTGCCTTCGGGCATCGTCAACGTCCGGGGCCGCTTCAGCGTGGGCAACGTTGTGGCCATCAAGAACCTCGATCAGAAAAAAATAGCCGTCGGCCTGGTCAACTACAGCTCGACCAATTTGCAGCAGATCAAGGGGGCCAAAACAGCCGAGATCGAGTCCATCCTGGGTTACAAGCACGACGACGAAATCATTCATCGGGACAACCTGGTCCCGGCTGACATGCTGGCGGACCCCCATGAAACCGATTCCGACCGGAATTGA
- a CDS encoding ABC transporter permease, translated as MKPYSALTDYRIDWPAVALTVVTICVLTFILAPIAITMLVSFNKGSYIVFPPEGLSLRWYKAFFEDYWWVMVFKNSLIIALPTMIISTTVGVLAALGYMKRTFRGRNVINLIIMMPFLVPGIIIGICLLMFAHRIGLSNTYAIVIAGHSLWATPTVFLLVQAVLSGYDFEIEDAARDLGAGPVKTFFLITLPCIRTGVLTAMIFSFITSFGEFSIALFLTAPETMTLPVQIWNSLKYEVSPIVAAVSTIMIVITLAAIAMGAKFAGIKTLSER; from the coding sequence ATGAAACCGTATTCCGCCCTAACAGACTACCGAATCGATTGGCCGGCGGTGGCCCTTACAGTCGTAACAATATGTGTTTTGACCTTTATTCTGGCACCTATCGCCATAACGATGCTGGTTTCCTTTAACAAGGGCAGTTACATCGTTTTTCCGCCCGAGGGGCTATCGCTGAGGTGGTATAAGGCTTTTTTTGAAGATTACTGGTGGGTCATGGTGTTTAAAAACAGCCTGATCATTGCTCTGCCGACGATGATCATTTCAACGACTGTCGGAGTATTGGCGGCGTTGGGATATATGAAACGCACCTTCCGTGGTCGCAATGTGATCAATTTGATCATTATGATGCCCTTTTTGGTGCCCGGGATTATCATCGGTATCTGTCTGTTGATGTTCGCCCATCGCATCGGCCTTTCCAACACTTACGCCATCGTGATCGCCGGCCACAGCCTGTGGGCAACCCCGACGGTTTTCCTTCTAGTTCAGGCGGTTTTGTCCGGCTATGACTTCGAAATTGAGGATGCCGCCCGAGATCTTGGGGCCGGGCCGGTGAAAACCTTTTTTCTGATCACCTTACCCTGCATCCGCACCGGTGTTCTAACCGCCATGATTTTTTCCTTTATCACCTCATTCGGTGAATTTTCGATCGCTCTTTTCCTGACCGCTCCTGAAACCATGACCCTGCCGGTTCAAATATGGAACTCATTGAAATATGAGGTCAGCCCCATTGTGGCAGCGGTTTCCACCATTATGATCGTCATCACCCTTGCGGCCATCGCCATGGGAGCCAAATTCGCCGGCATCAAAACGCTCAGCGAACGATAA
- a CDS encoding ABC transporter permease, whose amino-acid sequence MPTLNNHPGWAVQLKQVFQARKFVWIFLPSVLMALVFFFIPIFSLLRISFYENVGMGVYHPALSLNGYIKFLTDPFYLRVIFFTLKIAVLVTSISLVAGYPVAYYVSRAEGLKKIICLLLIIVPLWTNLIVRIYGWFVILGQKGLINTLLLNIGLIDQPLSMIFQPLSVVIGLLDMVFPWVLLIMISVMEGIDWSLIEAARDLGASRFQSFYEVTFKLSIPGVVVGGLFAFVWSMGEYAVPSLLGSSAQRTISIEVADQILTVLNWPFGASIAFTLFMISVSVLFISNRLTQKNADYMIR is encoded by the coding sequence TTGCCGACCTTAAATAATCATCCCGGATGGGCCGTACAACTGAAGCAGGTCTTCCAGGCACGCAAGTTTGTTTGGATATTTTTACCCTCGGTCCTGATGGCGCTGGTCTTTTTTTTCATCCCCATTTTCAGCCTGCTGCGCATCAGTTTTTACGAAAACGTTGGTATGGGCGTCTATCACCCGGCCTTGAGTTTGAATGGCTACATTAAATTTTTAACCGATCCGTTCTACCTGCGGGTCATTTTTTTTACCCTCAAGATCGCCGTCCTAGTCACCTCCATTTCCCTAGTTGCCGGCTATCCAGTTGCCTATTATGTGTCTCGAGCCGAGGGCCTTAAAAAAATAATCTGTCTACTGCTGATAATCGTTCCGCTGTGGACTAATCTGATCGTGCGCATTTACGGCTGGTTTGTGATTTTGGGACAGAAAGGCCTGATCAATACCCTGTTGCTGAACATCGGTCTTATCGATCAGCCGCTGTCCATGATTTTTCAGCCGTTATCCGTGGTCATCGGGCTCCTGGACATGGTGTTTCCCTGGGTGCTGCTGATTATGATCAGTGTGATGGAGGGCATCGACTGGTCTCTGATCGAAGCGGCGCGGGACCTTGGCGCCAGCCGCTTTCAGAGCTTCTATGAAGTGACTTTTAAACTGAGCATTCCGGGCGTTGTCGTCGGCGGACTGTTTGCCTTTGTCTGGTCAATGGGGGAATATGCAGTTCCCTCGTTACTGGGTTCGTCCGCTCAACGAACGATTTCCATCGAAGTGGCGGATCAGATTTTAACGGTTCTCAACTGGCCTTTCGGTGCCAGCATAGCCTTTACCCTGTTTATGATTTCTGTCAGCGTGCTGTTTATCAGCAATCGCTTAACCCAAAAAAACGCCGATTACATGATCCGGTGA